The following proteins are encoded in a genomic region of Streptomyces collinus Tu 365:
- a CDS encoding DUF2267 domain-containing protein: MSDPSAPLPQPYGRAYEQMLEKVRHDGAYPSREKAEEAVRLVLSGLGRQLAGDERVELAARLPVEAARILTAQIPGTQPLGGWAFVRDLAARTGASLATTRWDTGSVLSAVAAHAGPDLLTRILHQLPSGYALLFGRAELTQAAAHTGASFRRHSVSARSLLRHP, translated from the coding sequence ATGTCCGACCCCAGCGCACCGCTCCCGCAGCCCTACGGCAGGGCGTACGAGCAGATGCTGGAAAAGGTCCGCCATGACGGCGCCTACCCCTCCCGGGAGAAGGCCGAGGAAGCCGTCCGTCTCGTACTGTCGGGACTGGGACGACAGCTGGCCGGCGACGAACGCGTCGAACTGGCCGCCCGTCTCCCCGTCGAAGCCGCGCGCATCCTCACCGCCCAGATTCCCGGCACCCAGCCGCTGGGCGGCTGGGCATTCGTCAGGGACCTCGCCGCCCGCACCGGCGCCTCCCTGGCCACCACCCGCTGGGACACGGGATCCGTCCTCTCCGCCGTCGCGGCCCACGCCGGCCCCGACCTGCTGACCCGCATCCTGCACCAACTCCCCTCCGGCTACGCGCTGCTGTTCGGCCGCGCCGAACTCACCCAAGCCGCCGCACACACGGGCGCGTCTTTCCGGCGTCACAGTGTGTCGGCGAGGAGCCTGCTGCGGCACCCGTAA
- a CDS encoding SRPBCC family protein: protein MKTATRSTSHLRQDPLVRGLGWASALLGVPQVLAPAGFARALGVGDAFRHRSATTAVGVRELAAATGLLARPHPAWLWGRVGGDLMDLTMLTRALKNHNGRGLGRTAAATAAVTAITATDVYAAVTRTRRSTPMELTATATVAQPPDDVYALWSDLQRLPDFMAHLDEVRVTGPRTSHWRASAPFGKTVEWDAETTQDIPGRLIAWQSVDGADIDNAGEVRFVHAPGNRGTEIRVTLRYDLPGGALGKAAARYFGEEPHQQLDDDLRRFKQIAETGEVVRSEGAPGGKRARGEFPQHPARPLTEDELKEALA, encoded by the coding sequence ATGAAGACAGCTACCCGCTCCACCTCACATCTGCGACAGGATCCGCTCGTCCGGGGCCTGGGCTGGGCCAGCGCGCTCCTTGGCGTGCCGCAGGTCCTCGCCCCCGCGGGCTTCGCCCGGGCTCTGGGCGTGGGTGACGCTTTCCGGCACCGCTCCGCCACGACCGCCGTCGGTGTGCGCGAGCTGGCGGCGGCGACCGGACTGCTGGCACGGCCGCACCCCGCCTGGCTCTGGGGCCGCGTGGGCGGCGACCTCATGGATCTGACGATGCTGACCCGGGCCCTGAAGAACCACAACGGCCGCGGCCTGGGCCGCACCGCCGCCGCGACCGCCGCGGTCACCGCCATCACGGCCACGGACGTCTACGCGGCCGTGACCCGCACCCGTAGGAGCACCCCCATGGAACTGACCGCGACCGCCACCGTCGCCCAACCCCCGGACGACGTCTACGCCCTGTGGAGCGATCTGCAGCGACTGCCCGACTTCATGGCGCACTTGGACGAGGTGCGCGTCACCGGCCCGCGCACCAGCCACTGGCGGGCGAGCGCGCCGTTCGGCAAGACGGTCGAATGGGACGCCGAGACCACGCAGGACATTCCCGGCCGGCTGATCGCCTGGCAGTCGGTGGACGGAGCCGACATCGACAACGCCGGCGAGGTCCGCTTCGTACACGCTCCCGGCAACCGGGGCACGGAGATCCGGGTGACCCTGCGCTACGACCTGCCCGGCGGGGCGCTGGGAAAGGCAGCGGCACGCTACTTCGGCGAGGAACCGCACCAGCAACTGGACGACGACCTGCGCCGCTTCAAGCAGATCGCGGAGACCGGCGAGGTCGTCCGCTCCGAGGGCGCACCCGGCGGCAAGCGGGCCCGAGGCGAGTTCCCGCAGCACCCGGCCCGACCGCTGACCGAGGACGAACTGAAGGAGGCCCTGGCATGA
- a CDS encoding glutathione-independent formaldehyde dehydrogenase, whose product MKAAVYEGPRTVAVKDVPDAKIEHPCDIIVKITTTNICGSDLHMYEGRTSFESGRTLGHENLGQVVEVGSAVRKVQVGEYVVLPFNIACGFCKQCEQGLTNYCLTMQPEPALAGAAYGFADMGPYQGGQAELLRVPYGDFNALRLGEDAAERQTDYVMLADIFPTGYHATEMAHVKPGDQTIVFGAGPVGLMATYSALLRGAGRVWTADHQPDRLRKAEEIGAIPINTAEQDPAQVVKEATLGLGADNGCECVGYQAHDPQGHEDASLTLNGLIDSVRFTGHIGVVGVFLPQDPGGAEAQGELEAQGKVPIDFGMMWFKGQHMGTGQAPVKRYNRALRDLIAGGKAKPSFVVSHELGLDEAPTAYEHFDARDDGWTKVVLHPDGHGNGHKR is encoded by the coding sequence ATGAAGGCTGCGGTATACGAAGGACCGCGGACGGTCGCTGTGAAGGACGTACCGGACGCGAAGATCGAGCATCCCTGCGACATCATCGTCAAGATCACCACGACCAACATCTGCGGTTCGGACCTGCACATGTACGAGGGCCGCACCTCGTTCGAGTCCGGCCGCACCCTGGGGCACGAGAACCTGGGCCAGGTGGTGGAGGTCGGCTCGGCGGTGCGCAAGGTGCAGGTCGGCGAGTACGTGGTCCTGCCCTTCAACATCGCCTGCGGCTTCTGCAAGCAGTGCGAGCAGGGCCTGACCAACTACTGCCTGACCATGCAGCCGGAACCCGCCCTCGCCGGAGCGGCCTACGGTTTCGCCGACATGGGCCCCTACCAGGGCGGCCAGGCGGAGCTGCTGCGCGTGCCCTACGGCGACTTCAACGCGCTGCGTCTGGGTGAGGACGCCGCCGAGCGGCAGACCGACTACGTGATGCTCGCCGACATCTTCCCCACCGGCTATCACGCCACCGAGATGGCCCACGTCAAGCCGGGTGACCAGACCATCGTCTTCGGGGCCGGTCCGGTCGGGCTGATGGCGACGTACTCCGCCCTCCTCCGGGGCGCCGGCCGCGTCTGGACGGCCGATCACCAGCCCGACCGGCTGCGCAAGGCGGAGGAGATCGGGGCCATCCCCATCAACACCGCCGAGCAGGACCCGGCGCAGGTCGTCAAGGAGGCCACCCTCGGTCTGGGCGCCGACAACGGCTGCGAATGCGTCGGTTACCAGGCCCACGACCCCCAGGGCCACGAGGACGCCAGTCTCACGCTCAACGGCCTGATCGACTCGGTCAGGTTCACCGGCCACATCGGCGTGGTGGGCGTGTTCCTGCCCCAGGACCCCGGCGGCGCGGAGGCCCAGGGCGAGCTGGAGGCGCAGGGCAAGGTCCCCATCGACTTCGGCATGATGTGGTTCAAGGGCCAGCACATGGGGACCGGGCAGGCGCCGGTGAAGAGGTACAACCGGGCCCTGCGGGACCTGATCGCCGGCGGGAAGGCGAAGCCGAGCTTCGTCGTCTCCCACGAACTCGGCCTGGACGAGGCCCCCACCGCCTACGAGCACTTCGACGCCCGTGACGACGGCTGGACCAAGGTGGTCCTGCACCCCGACGGACACGGCAACGGCCACAAGCGGTAG
- a CDS encoding zinc-dependent alcohol dehydrogenase, translated as MKANCWTGRNSVEVQDVPDPSILNNRDAIVKITSTAICGSDLHLLDGYVPTMEKGDIMGHEFMGEVVEVGPGISDGKLRVGDRVVVPFPIACGACASCRAELYSCCENTNPNAGISEKFFGHPTAGIYGYSHLTGGFAGGQAEYARVVLADANALKIESDLTDEQVLFLSDILPTGYMGADMCDIQEGDVVAVWGAGPVGQFAMDSARVLGAEKVIAIDKEPYRLDMAAAQGYTTINFEDTDVRSALLELTGGRGPDKCIDAVGMEATHGASHVHLYDRAKQAVRSETDRPHALRQAILSCRSGGVVSVIGVYGGVIDKFPAGAWMNRSLTLRTGQCHVHKYMKPLLGLIERGKLDPTRIITHRLPLTEAPTGYDLFKNKKDHCEKVVLKP; from the coding sequence ATGAAGGCGAACTGCTGGACGGGACGCAACTCGGTCGAGGTGCAAGACGTCCCCGACCCGTCGATCCTCAACAACCGTGACGCCATCGTGAAGATCACGTCCACGGCGATCTGCGGCTCCGACCTGCACCTGCTCGACGGCTACGTCCCCACCATGGAAAAGGGCGACATCATGGGCCACGAGTTCATGGGAGAGGTCGTGGAGGTCGGCCCCGGCATCAGCGACGGCAAACTGCGCGTCGGGGACCGGGTCGTCGTGCCCTTCCCCATCGCCTGCGGCGCCTGCGCGTCCTGCCGCGCGGAGCTGTACTCGTGTTGCGAGAACACCAACCCCAACGCCGGCATCTCGGAGAAGTTCTTCGGCCACCCCACCGCCGGCATCTACGGCTACTCCCACCTCACCGGCGGCTTCGCCGGCGGCCAGGCCGAGTACGCCCGCGTGGTGCTCGCCGACGCCAACGCGCTGAAGATCGAGTCGGACCTCACCGACGAGCAGGTGCTGTTCCTGTCCGACATCCTGCCGACCGGGTACATGGGCGCCGACATGTGCGACATCCAGGAAGGTGACGTCGTCGCCGTCTGGGGCGCCGGCCCGGTCGGCCAGTTCGCCATGGACAGCGCCCGGGTCCTGGGCGCGGAGAAGGTCATCGCGATCGACAAGGAGCCCTACCGGCTCGACATGGCCGCCGCCCAGGGCTACACCACCATCAACTTCGAGGACACCGACGTACGGTCGGCACTGCTCGAACTCACCGGCGGCCGGGGCCCCGACAAGTGCATCGACGCTGTCGGCATGGAGGCCACACACGGCGCCTCCCACGTCCACCTCTACGACCGCGCCAAGCAGGCGGTCCGCTCCGAGACCGACCGGCCGCACGCCCTGCGCCAGGCCATCCTGTCCTGCCGCAGCGGAGGCGTGGTGTCGGTCATCGGCGTCTACGGCGGGGTGATCGACAAGTTCCCGGCGGGTGCCTGGATGAACAGGTCCCTGACCTTGCGCACCGGACAGTGCCACGTGCACAAGTACATGAAGCCGCTGCTGGGGCTGATCGAACGGGGCAAGCTCGACCCCACCCGGATCATCACCCACCGGCTGCCCCTGACCGAGGCACCGACCGGCTACGACCTGTTCAAGAACAAGAAGGACCACTGCGAGAAGGTCGTCCTCAAGCCGTGA
- a CDS encoding STAS domain-containing protein, with product MQHPSRRAQFPAVPGVPCPRGSAPAAPAPGRLAVSCAPGDDRVRVTLRGELDLVSGNRLRGRLSEALAASASGLDLHLSGLSFCDCAGLSVLMELRRRALSASKTVVIQDPSPAIDRLLHLIGAQDLFSPSCSRPSQMHAAV from the coding sequence ATGCAGCACCCTTCTCGCCGGGCACAGTTCCCCGCCGTGCCGGGCGTCCCCTGCCCGCGTGGAAGTGCACCTGCGGCACCTGCACCGGGCCGGCTGGCGGTGTCGTGCGCGCCGGGCGACGACCGGGTCCGTGTCACCCTGCGCGGCGAACTCGACCTCGTCTCGGGCAACCGGCTCCGCGGTCGGCTGAGCGAAGCACTCGCCGCCTCGGCGAGCGGTCTCGACCTGCATCTGAGCGGGCTCAGCTTCTGCGACTGCGCCGGCCTGAGCGTTCTGATGGAACTGCGCCGGCGGGCCCTGAGCGCGAGCAAGACCGTCGTCATCCAGGACCCCAGCCCCGCGATCGACAGGCTGCTCCATCTCATCGGAGCGCAAGATCTCTTCTCACCTTCCTGCTCGCGGCCCTCGCAGATGCACGCTGCCGTCTGA
- a CDS encoding helix-turn-helix transcriptional regulator — protein MDEVPEPHNGWTFLTNHARVLAAIADNHSARVRDIAARCRITERAVQKIIADLEQAGYLSHTRQGRGNTYQIDPAKILRHPTEADQGLTVATLLALLAQDEAHRMTPDSERTHAPA, from the coding sequence ATGGATGAGGTGCCCGAGCCCCACAACGGCTGGACGTTCCTGACGAACCACGCCCGCGTCCTCGCTGCCATCGCGGACAACCACAGCGCCCGCGTCCGCGACATCGCCGCCCGCTGCCGCATCACCGAACGCGCCGTGCAGAAGATCATCGCCGACCTGGAGCAGGCCGGCTACCTCTCGCACACCCGCCAAGGGCGCGGCAACACCTACCAGATCGACCCCGCCAAGATCCTGCGCCACCCGACCGAAGCAGACCAGGGCCTGACGGTGGCCACGCTCCTCGCCCTGCTCGCCCAGGACGAAGCCCACCGCATGACGCCAGACAGCGAACGCACTCACGCGCCTGCCTGA
- a CDS encoding Hsp20/alpha crystallin family protein: MLMRTDPFRELDRLAQQLMSPGTWSRPSPMPMDAYREGDQYVVALDIPGVSADAIDIDVERNMLTVKAERRPVTKADDVQMELSERPLGVFSRQLVLADTLDTEHIQADYDAGVLTLRIPIAERAKPRKIAIGVGSGRKEISG; this comes from the coding sequence ATGTTGATGCGCACTGACCCCTTCCGTGAGCTGGACCGGCTGGCCCAGCAGCTGATGAGTCCGGGCACCTGGTCGCGGCCGTCCCCCATGCCGATGGACGCCTACCGCGAGGGTGACCAGTACGTGGTGGCCCTGGACATCCCCGGCGTCAGCGCGGACGCGATCGACATCGACGTCGAACGCAACATGCTGACCGTCAAGGCGGAGCGCCGGCCCGTGACGAAGGCCGACGACGTGCAGATGGAGCTGTCGGAACGGCCGCTGGGTGTCTTCTCCCGCCAGCTCGTGCTCGCCGACACGCTGGACACCGAGCACATCCAGGCCGACTACGACGCAGGTGTGCTCACCCTGCGCATCCCGATCGCCGAGCGCGCCAAGCCCCGCAAGATCGCCATCGGCGTCGGATCCGGCCGCAAGGAGATCTCCGGCTGA
- a CDS encoding DUF2267 domain-containing protein, translated as MTVRREAFLQHVKERGEYGTLQEAERAARVVLALLGAHLVGEVRAQLAARLPEGFALILLNPLQSAEPLPPERFVRATAAWIEGATEQTAAWDVSAVLSTVADATGDDLLEQILLQLPAGYDLLFGRPQPT; from the coding sequence GTGACGGTGCGACGGGAAGCGTTCCTCCAGCATGTGAAGGAACGCGGTGAATACGGAACCTTGCAGGAAGCCGAACGCGCGGCCCGCGTGGTGCTCGCCCTGCTGGGCGCTCACTTGGTCGGCGAGGTACGTGCCCAGCTGGCGGCGCGCCTGCCCGAAGGCTTCGCCTTGATCCTTCTCAACCCGCTGCAGAGCGCCGAGCCGCTACCTCCGGAGCGGTTCGTGCGGGCGACCGCGGCCTGGATCGAGGGTGCCACCGAACAGACCGCTGCCTGGGACGTCAGCGCCGTCCTGTCCACGGTTGCCGACGCCACCGGCGACGACCTCCTCGAACAGATCCTGCTCCAGCTCCCCGCAGGCTACGACCTGCTCTTCGGCCGCCCCCAGCCCACCTGA
- a CDS encoding DUF5670 family protein: MVPLLLVLLLALILFGAGFALKALWWIAVIVLVVWLLGFVVRTADSGGRKGRWYRW; this comes from the coding sequence ATGGTTCCCCTGCTTCTGGTTCTTCTGCTGGCTCTGATCCTCTTCGGTGCGGGTTTCGCGTTGAAGGCGCTGTGGTGGATCGCGGTGATCGTGCTGGTCGTGTGGCTGCTGGGCTTCGTCGTCCGCACCGCGGACAGTGGCGGCCGCAAGGGCCGTTGGTACCGCTGGTAG